In a single window of the Myxococcus guangdongensis genome:
- a CDS encoding NAD(P) transhydrogenase subunit alpha: MSLTLIFGLYVFFLAAFTGYQVISKVPHLLHTPLMAFTNAISGISLVGSLLAAGGHYGTVSTVLGAVAVLAATINVVGGFLITDRMLRMFKKKGGAR, from the coding sequence ATGTCATTGACGCTGATTTTCGGCCTGTATGTCTTCTTCCTGGCGGCCTTCACGGGCTACCAGGTCATCTCCAAGGTCCCGCATCTGCTCCACACGCCGCTGATGGCCTTCACCAACGCCATCTCTGGCATCTCCCTGGTGGGCTCGCTGCTGGCGGCCGGCGGGCACTACGGCACGGTGTCCACGGTGCTCGGCGCGGTGGCGGTGCTGGCGGCCACCATCAACGTGGTCGGCGGCTTCCTCATCACCGACCGCATGCTGCGCATGTTCAAGAAGAAGGGCGGCGCGCGATGA
- the tssB gene encoding type VI secretion system contractile sheath small subunit: MSIQDQLPKSRITLTYRTTINGEQETVNLPLRLLMLGDFSLGSSEDRKVDLEARKLRSVNGKNIDELMKDMKMSVSFQVPNRINPDVEADLNVDLPIDRMKSFHPDEIVNHVPKLKALRLLKKLLLEMQSSIDNQKALRSMVYELFSNKDALKAVLAELKEYESLRLPGKPALTSDATPAANGAAATKPATVSEPATVKA; this comes from the coding sequence ATGTCTATCCAGGATCAGTTGCCCAAGTCACGAATCACGCTCACGTACCGCACCACCATCAACGGCGAGCAGGAGACGGTGAACCTGCCCCTGCGTCTCCTGATGCTGGGTGACTTCTCGCTCGGTTCTTCCGAGGACCGGAAGGTGGACCTCGAGGCGCGCAAGCTGCGCTCCGTCAATGGCAAGAACATCGACGAGCTGATGAAGGACATGAAGATGTCCGTCAGCTTCCAGGTCCCCAACCGCATCAACCCGGACGTGGAGGCCGACCTGAACGTCGACCTGCCCATCGACCGGATGAAGTCCTTCCACCCGGACGAGATCGTCAACCACGTCCCGAAGCTCAAGGCGCTGCGGCTGCTCAAGAAGCTGCTCCTGGAGATGCAGTCGAGCATCGACAACCAGAAGGCGCTGCGCAGCATGGTCTACGAGCTGTTCTCCAACAAGGACGCGCTCAAGGCCGTGCTCGCCGAGCTCAAGGAGTACGAGTCGCTGCGTCTGCCGGGCAAGCCCGCGCTCACCTCCGACGCGACGCCCGCCGCCAATGGCGCCGCCGCCACCAAGCCGGCCACCGTCTCCGAGCCCGCCACCGTGAAGGCGTAA
- a CDS encoding DUF4280 domain-containing protein — MGAQVVMGAMLQCSFGVAPSSLVVLPTNKVVSTTPAANILDSKPMVNILPFGMCQSLANPTVAAATAAALGVLTPMPCIPATAAPWVPGCPKLMLGNAPALESNSKLMCSYGGVIQVVSPGQVKVIDG; from the coding sequence ATGGGTGCCCAGGTCGTCATGGGAGCGATGCTGCAATGCAGCTTCGGCGTCGCCCCCTCGTCACTGGTGGTGCTACCCACCAACAAGGTGGTCAGCACGACGCCCGCGGCCAACATCCTCGACAGCAAGCCCATGGTGAACATCCTGCCCTTCGGGATGTGCCAGTCGCTGGCCAACCCCACGGTGGCGGCGGCGACGGCGGCGGCCCTGGGCGTGCTCACCCCCATGCCCTGCATCCCCGCCACCGCGGCGCCGTGGGTGCCCGGCTGTCCCAAGCTGATGCTCGGCAACGCGCCCGCGCTGGAGAGCAACTCGAAGCTGATGTGCTCCTACGGCGGCGTCATCCAGGTCGTCTCCCCCGGACAGGTGAAGGTCATCGATGGCTGA
- a CDS encoding GNAT family N-acetyltransferase, translating to MPHPREATSDDAALLARLLRESFEEYRGRLEPPSSAHGKTEEAVRRELEDGGALVAEADTGDPVGCVFFHVKPDHVYLDRLAVLPAHRGQGLARRLVDAVEARARAAGRDRVRLCVRLVLTDHHVWYGRLGYQLHSRGTHPGFLAPTFLVLEKHL from the coding sequence ATGCCCCATCCGCGCGAAGCGACCTCGGACGACGCCGCGCTCCTCGCCCGCCTGCTGCGCGAGTCGTTCGAGGAGTACCGGGGCCGGCTGGAGCCTCCCTCCAGCGCCCACGGCAAGACGGAGGAGGCGGTCCGCCGCGAGCTGGAGGACGGCGGCGCGCTGGTGGCCGAGGCGGACACCGGTGACCCGGTGGGCTGTGTCTTCTTCCACGTGAAGCCGGACCACGTGTACCTGGACCGCCTCGCGGTGCTGCCCGCCCATCGTGGGCAGGGACTGGCCCGTCGGCTCGTCGACGCCGTGGAGGCGCGCGCCCGCGCGGCGGGACGGGACAGGGTGCGCCTCTGCGTCCGGCTCGTGTTGACGGACCACCATGTCTGGTATGGCCGGCTCGGCTACCAACTCCACTCGCGGGGCACCCACCCGGGCTTCCTCGCGCCTACCTTCCTCGTCCTGGAGAAGCACCTCTGA
- a CDS encoding Re/Si-specific NAD(P)(+) transhydrogenase subunit alpha produces the protein MIIAIPRETVPGERRVALVAESVKRLVGRKHEVVVESGAGLGAECSDEELHAAGARIEPSTDALYAKAEVLLKIQPPDDAEVERLRPDSVLVSLAYPLAKPALARALAKRRVTLLAADMVPRTTLAQMMDVLSSQATIAGYRAVVLASEALPRLFPMLMTAAGTIPPAKVLVLGAGVAGLQAIATARRLGAVVEAYDVRKVVKEQVESLGARFVNIDIEDAAGSGGYAKELGEEARRKQAEVLAQHVAKSDAVITTAQIPGRRAPVLLPADMVRRMKSGSVVVDIAAEQGGNCELTRVGERYRTDFGVTIVGERNLPSQLSVHASAMYSRNMEKLLAHVTDKDNVLKLDVSDEIVKGMLITRGGEVVHPAVADVAMREG, from the coding sequence ATGATCATCGCCATCCCCCGTGAAACGGTGCCGGGCGAACGGCGGGTCGCGCTCGTGGCGGAGAGCGTGAAACGCCTCGTCGGCAGGAAGCACGAAGTGGTGGTCGAGAGCGGCGCGGGCCTGGGCGCGGAGTGCTCCGACGAGGAGCTCCACGCGGCGGGCGCGCGCATCGAACCGAGCACCGACGCGCTGTATGCGAAAGCGGAGGTGCTGCTGAAGATTCAGCCTCCGGATGACGCGGAGGTGGAGCGGCTGCGGCCGGACTCGGTGCTGGTGAGCCTGGCCTATCCGCTGGCGAAGCCCGCTCTGGCCAGGGCGCTGGCGAAGCGGAGGGTGACGCTGCTGGCGGCGGACATGGTGCCGCGCACCACGCTGGCGCAGATGATGGATGTGCTCAGCTCGCAGGCGACCATCGCGGGGTACCGCGCGGTGGTGCTCGCGTCGGAGGCGCTGCCCCGGCTGTTCCCCATGTTGATGACCGCCGCGGGCACCATTCCTCCGGCGAAGGTGCTGGTGCTGGGGGCGGGCGTCGCGGGCTTGCAGGCCATCGCCACAGCGCGTCGGCTGGGGGCGGTGGTGGAGGCGTACGACGTGCGCAAGGTGGTGAAGGAGCAGGTGGAGAGCCTGGGCGCGCGCTTCGTGAACATCGACATCGAGGACGCGGCGGGCTCGGGTGGCTACGCGAAGGAGCTGGGCGAGGAGGCCAGGCGCAAGCAGGCGGAGGTGCTCGCCCAGCACGTGGCCAAATCGGACGCGGTCATCACCACGGCGCAGATTCCCGGGCGGCGCGCGCCGGTGTTGCTGCCCGCGGACATGGTGCGGCGGATGAAGAGCGGCTCGGTGGTGGTGGACATCGCCGCGGAGCAGGGCGGCAACTGCGAGCTGACGCGGGTGGGGGAGCGCTACCGCACGGACTTCGGTGTCACCATCGTCGGTGAGCGGAATCTGCCCAGCCAGCTCTCCGTGCACGCCAGCGCCATGTACTCGCGCAACATGGAGAAGCTGCTCGCGCACGTCACCGACAAGGACAACGTGCTGAAGCTGGATGTCTCGGATGAAATCGTGAAGGGCATGCTCATCACCCGCGGCGGCGAGGTGGTCCACCCCGCCGTGGCGGATGTGGCGATGAGGGAGGGCTGA
- a CDS encoding type VI secretion system baseplate subunit TssG, translating into MQQTTPQSPVRLAPVEERIREHAGSFDMPALLELLTKEGYGPDDVELKSHRGTVHAPRLIQSIDFARNPRRAIITVNLGLLSVQSPLPSFFLKAMESLEHDAMESFLGYFDHLLLRARFAGLFPERDEALLPGWESAAAHRLRLLRPGCPSTLHWLFSQAYPEAEVRVRRATRRQRIDTRGIRLGGAALGDGTSMGGFATVPTGGLEAWLYVNESFCGTGAAWAVEARRRLRSRVLPHLADTPVFLTVALVIRDQHGHARVEDSSYLGYEPIIGGPENDQQVVLFSGDTAARASPPQ; encoded by the coding sequence ATGCAGCAGACCACGCCCCAGTCCCCCGTCCGCCTCGCCCCCGTCGAGGAGCGCATCCGCGAGCACGCCGGCTCGTTCGACATGCCGGCCCTGCTGGAGCTGCTCACCAAGGAGGGCTACGGCCCCGACGACGTGGAGCTCAAGAGCCACCGCGGCACCGTGCACGCGCCCCGGCTCATCCAGTCCATCGACTTCGCGCGCAACCCGCGCCGCGCCATCATCACCGTCAACCTGGGACTGCTCAGCGTCCAGTCGCCCCTGCCCTCCTTCTTCCTGAAGGCCATGGAGTCGCTGGAGCACGACGCCATGGAGAGCTTCCTGGGCTACTTCGACCACCTGCTGCTCAGGGCGCGCTTCGCCGGCCTGTTCCCCGAGCGCGACGAGGCGCTCCTGCCCGGCTGGGAGTCCGCCGCCGCGCACCGCCTGCGCCTCTTGCGCCCCGGCTGTCCGTCCACGCTGCACTGGCTGTTCTCCCAGGCGTATCCAGAGGCCGAGGTCCGCGTGCGCCGCGCCACCCGCCGCCAGCGCATCGACACGCGCGGCATCCGCCTGGGCGGCGCGGCCCTGGGCGACGGCACCTCGATGGGCGGCTTCGCCACCGTGCCCACCGGCGGCCTGGAGGCGTGGCTCTACGTCAACGAGTCCTTCTGCGGCACCGGCGCCGCCTGGGCCGTGGAGGCGCGCCGCCGCCTGCGCTCGCGCGTGCTGCCGCACCTGGCGGACACGCCCGTGTTCCTCACCGTCGCGCTGGTCATCCGGGACCAGCACGGCCACGCCCGCGTCGAGGACTCCAGCTACCTCGGCTACGAGCCCATCATCGGCGGCCCCGAGAATGACCAGCAGGTCGTCCTGTTCTCCGGCGACACCGCCGCAAGAGCTTCACCCCCGCAGTGA
- a CDS encoding type VI secretion system protein IglI family protein — protein MADAALSLPPFDGTLLEKLLEGAPPAPTPDGEPDARVEAVTEAVAGGEYAQAARGAETLLREGQRDTRLVGVYLFGGFQERGLLAMPGMFRSIHHLLTDSLPAFGPEAKRDIFLESGLRWLLRSINKHLAHHEKKQDATWRRWCEADIRAPLEEALSLGEPILAAIPVTLPKNGCEEPFRNLTHWLRRHLEALPQPAPVALVPPPAPEPVAAAAQPAPTPTPVAAAQPVVSPPPAPAPPPAPGVPISPQLALLIRKLEAFTLLLDKGELPKAGVVASDVMATVERFDPRVFLPSLFTSFFAGLSSHAHHLEPFLQEADSLPMRALEQLYRVDLDAFIAQQPPGGREED, from the coding sequence ATGGCTGACGCGGCCCTCAGCTTGCCGCCCTTCGACGGCACCCTCCTCGAGAAGCTCCTCGAGGGCGCTCCTCCCGCGCCCACGCCGGACGGCGAGCCCGACGCCCGCGTCGAGGCCGTCACGGAGGCGGTCGCCGGCGGCGAGTACGCCCAGGCCGCTCGCGGCGCGGAGACGCTGCTGCGCGAGGGCCAGCGCGACACGCGGCTCGTCGGCGTCTACCTCTTCGGCGGGTTCCAGGAGCGCGGCCTTTTGGCGATGCCGGGGATGTTCCGCTCCATCCACCACCTGCTCACCGACAGCCTCCCCGCGTTCGGCCCGGAGGCCAAGCGCGACATCTTCCTCGAGAGCGGCCTGCGCTGGCTCCTGCGCTCCATCAACAAGCACCTGGCCCACCACGAGAAGAAGCAGGACGCCACGTGGCGCCGCTGGTGCGAGGCCGACATCCGCGCGCCGCTCGAGGAGGCCCTGTCGCTGGGCGAGCCCATCCTCGCCGCCATCCCCGTCACGCTGCCCAAGAACGGCTGCGAGGAGCCCTTCCGCAACCTGACGCACTGGCTGCGCCGTCACCTCGAGGCCCTGCCCCAACCCGCCCCCGTCGCGCTCGTGCCCCCGCCCGCTCCGGAGCCCGTGGCCGCCGCCGCGCAGCCCGCGCCCACGCCCACGCCCGTGGCCGCCGCGCAGCCCGTCGTCTCGCCGCCGCCCGCGCCCGCGCCGCCTCCCGCGCCGGGGGTGCCCATCTCCCCGCAGCTCGCGCTGCTCATCCGCAAGCTGGAGGCCTTCACCCTCCTGCTGGACAAGGGCGAGCTGCCCAAGGCGGGCGTGGTGGCCTCCGACGTCATGGCCACGGTGGAGCGGTTCGACCCGCGCGTGTTCCTGCCGTCGCTCTTCACGAGCTTCTTCGCGGGCCTGAGCAGCCACGCCCACCACCTGGAACCCTTCCTGCAAGAGGCTGACTCGCTGCCGATGCGAGCGCTCGAGCAGCTGTACCGCGTCGACCTGGACGCGTTCATCGCGCAGCAGCCGCCCGGCGGCCGAGAGGAGGACTGA
- a CDS encoding AMP-binding protein — translation MPFDLREILRQTEATTNDGGLPAWLRDSWSDAPGFIATLSAHHASRGGTAPKSRPGQHHDFFHDLVVRHADSTAPALRAWDGARWQSLGYRELADRASRRATEWAAQGVKAGAKVALVHPLGAELLVSLLASLKLGACITVLPPTGTHFLARRLARLEPAHISAEAHQAPLIKGHEALLLRSKGDAAPAFTSHTYKPGDTVALLFSPLVDPPDTPVPLTAERAWNGALVDGMLTYGLGAGEAFAAPGFHFLQHQPALLFAALLRGATYVHLEPAEVERAPARLTELPLRSLGVSPALREALVRANKGALRGVAHWFRSADDALDWESWRDWMRQCDVANVPHTHVLIDAAEGGTALASRRHTGELHTALAPAPGRAWAFKDLNLSGQEAAGDVGLFTPMPDKGRPPPFVLLTRQREQYLFSGTRDTRREGRVYPAAEVIEALADLPFCHGASVTPAASAGTSRHAPHVLILFTGAEDAETFAREQDARRVEVRRRLELRLGAEHLPDRVELFPLLPHRTKEGRIDEAWCRAQYLLGALHQKSTDPLFQALTALRGRLRESVRAPGEDERTGSR, via the coding sequence ATGCCCTTCGACCTCCGGGAAATCCTCCGCCAGACGGAAGCCACGACCAACGACGGAGGGCTCCCGGCGTGGCTGCGGGACAGTTGGAGCGACGCGCCGGGCTTCATCGCCACGCTCTCCGCCCACCACGCCAGCCGAGGGGGGACCGCGCCCAAGAGCCGCCCGGGCCAGCACCACGACTTCTTCCACGACCTGGTCGTCCGTCACGCGGACTCCACCGCGCCCGCCCTGCGAGCCTGGGACGGCGCCCGTTGGCAGTCGCTCGGCTATCGGGAGCTGGCGGACCGCGCCTCGCGCCGCGCCACCGAGTGGGCCGCCCAGGGCGTCAAGGCGGGCGCCAAGGTCGCGCTGGTGCACCCGCTGGGGGCGGAGCTGCTCGTGTCGCTGCTGGCCTCGCTGAAGCTGGGCGCGTGCATCACCGTGCTGCCGCCCACCGGGACGCACTTCCTGGCCCGCCGGCTGGCGCGCCTGGAGCCCGCCCACATCTCCGCGGAGGCCCACCAGGCCCCGCTCATCAAGGGCCATGAGGCGCTCCTCCTGCGCTCCAAGGGTGACGCCGCGCCCGCCTTCACCTCGCACACGTACAAGCCCGGCGACACCGTGGCCCTGCTGTTCTCCCCGCTCGTCGACCCGCCGGACACGCCCGTCCCCCTCACGGCCGAGCGGGCATGGAACGGCGCGCTCGTCGACGGGATGCTCACCTACGGCCTGGGAGCCGGAGAGGCCTTCGCCGCGCCCGGCTTCCACTTCCTCCAGCACCAGCCCGCGCTCCTCTTCGCCGCGCTGCTGCGCGGCGCCACCTACGTCCACCTGGAGCCCGCCGAGGTGGAGCGCGCGCCCGCGCGGCTCACGGAGCTGCCCCTGCGCTCGCTCGGCGTCTCCCCCGCGCTGCGCGAGGCGCTGGTCCGCGCCAACAAGGGGGCCTTGCGCGGCGTGGCCCACTGGTTCCGCTCCGCCGATGACGCGCTCGACTGGGAGTCGTGGCGCGACTGGATGCGCCAGTGCGACGTGGCCAACGTGCCCCACACCCACGTGCTCATCGACGCGGCCGAGGGCGGCACGGCGCTCGCGTCCCGCCGTCACACCGGCGAGCTCCACACCGCCCTGGCCCCCGCGCCGGGCCGCGCCTGGGCCTTCAAGGACCTCAACCTGAGCGGCCAGGAGGCGGCCGGGGACGTGGGCCTCTTCACGCCGATGCCGGACAAGGGCCGCCCCCCACCCTTCGTCCTGCTCACCCGCCAGCGCGAGCAGTACCTCTTCTCCGGCACCCGCGACACGCGCCGCGAGGGCCGCGTCTACCCCGCCGCCGAGGTCATCGAGGCGCTCGCCGACCTGCCCTTCTGCCACGGCGCGTCCGTCACCCCCGCCGCCTCCGCGGGCACCTCGCGTCACGCACCCCATGTCCTGATCCTCTTCACCGGCGCGGAGGACGCGGAGACCTTCGCCCGGGAGCAGGACGCGCGCCGCGTCGAGGTGAGACGCAGGCTGGAGCTGCGCCTGGGCGCGGAGCACCTCCCGGACCGGGTGGAGCTCTTCCCCTTGCTCCCCCACCGGACGAAGGAGGGGCGCATCGACGAGGCGTGGTGCCGCGCCCAGTACCTGCTCGGCGCGCTCCACCAGAAGTCCACGGATCCCCTGTTCCAGGCCCTCACCGCGCTGCGCGGCCGGCTGCGTGAGAGCGTCCGGGCCCCAGGAGAGGACGAGCGTACAGGCTCGCGGTAA
- a CDS encoding NAD(P)(+) transhydrogenase (Re/Si-specific) subunit beta: MTATLSLTETFVQLLYLVASILFVLGLKDLGDAQTARRGVLLAELGMVAAVAGTLLYGVGVTHVIVRWEWIVVALLIGSAVGTGMGLWIPMTKMPERIALSHAFGGLAVGLVGVVEYLQHGGPQMTTLQISATGLEVALGALTFTGSLMAFGKLQGFITGRPVTYPGQNLTNMLMIVGTLGLIGLLVYSPGSAWAFYLVAALGVLLGVLLVLPIGGADMPVVICLLNSYAGLAAAATGFALGNNVLIICGALDGFSGFLLGMMMSKAMNRSFSNVLFGAFGAVPEAKAVTEGAQPSGPAPNVGSVEEAAEVLRAARSVIVVPGYGMAVSQAQHAVRDLANVLQANGCDVRYAIHPVAGRMPGHMNVLLAEANVPYDHLFDLDVINDDFTATDVALVVGANDVVNPAARSNQSSPIYGMPILSADLAKTCVVLKRSLNAGFAGIENELFVRSNTMMVLGDAKKTLMQFTSALKE; encoded by the coding sequence ATGACGGCGACCCTCTCGCTCACGGAGACGTTCGTCCAGCTGTTGTACCTGGTCGCCTCCATCCTCTTCGTGCTCGGCCTGAAGGATTTGGGCGACGCGCAGACGGCCCGGCGGGGGGTGCTGCTCGCGGAGCTGGGCATGGTGGCCGCGGTGGCCGGCACGCTGCTGTATGGCGTGGGCGTGACGCACGTCATCGTGCGCTGGGAATGGATTGTCGTGGCGCTGCTCATCGGCTCGGCGGTGGGCACGGGCATGGGCCTGTGGATTCCGATGACGAAGATGCCCGAGCGCATCGCGCTCTCGCATGCCTTCGGTGGGCTCGCGGTGGGACTCGTCGGCGTCGTCGAGTACCTCCAGCACGGCGGCCCCCAGATGACCACGCTCCAGATCTCGGCCACGGGCCTGGAGGTGGCGCTCGGCGCGTTGACCTTCACGGGGAGCTTGATGGCGTTCGGCAAGCTGCAGGGCTTCATCACCGGACGGCCCGTCACCTATCCGGGGCAGAACCTCACCAACATGCTGATGATCGTCGGCACGCTGGGGCTGATTGGCCTGCTCGTGTATTCGCCGGGCTCGGCGTGGGCCTTCTACCTGGTGGCCGCCTTGGGGGTGCTCCTGGGCGTGCTGCTGGTGCTGCCCATCGGCGGCGCGGACATGCCGGTGGTCATCTGCTTGCTCAACTCGTACGCGGGCCTCGCGGCGGCGGCCACGGGCTTCGCGCTGGGCAACAACGTGCTCATCATCTGCGGCGCGCTGGATGGCTTCTCCGGCTTCCTCTTGGGCATGATGATGTCCAAGGCGATGAACCGCTCGTTCTCCAACGTGCTCTTCGGCGCGTTCGGCGCGGTGCCGGAGGCCAAGGCCGTCACGGAGGGAGCCCAGCCCTCGGGGCCCGCGCCCAACGTGGGCAGCGTGGAGGAGGCCGCCGAGGTGCTGCGCGCCGCGCGCTCCGTCATCGTCGTGCCGGGCTATGGCATGGCCGTGTCGCAGGCGCAGCACGCGGTGCGGGACCTGGCCAACGTGCTCCAGGCCAACGGCTGTGACGTGCGCTACGCCATCCACCCGGTGGCGGGCCGCATGCCGGGCCACATGAACGTGCTGCTCGCGGAAGCCAACGTGCCGTACGACCACCTGTTCGACCTGGACGTCATCAACGACGACTTCACCGCCACGGACGTCGCGCTGGTGGTGGGGGCCAACGACGTCGTCAACCCGGCCGCGCGCAGCAACCAGAGCAGCCCCATCTACGGCATGCCCATCCTCTCCGCGGACCTGGCGAAGACGTGTGTCGTGCTCAAGCGCTCGCTCAACGCGGGCTTCGCCGGCATCGAGAACGAGCTCTTCGTGCGCTCCAACACGATGATGGTGCTGGGGGACGCGAAGAAGACGCTGATGCAGTTCACCTCCGCGCTCAAGGAGTAG
- the tssC gene encoding type VI secretion system contractile sheath large subunit, whose translation MAETSYLPGLFKSVRLERPTDAKPMISEKFVPTLDEKEVTIEARFMSALAALVQNVTPAETDAGDALRFDKGKVLDVVSRIDSMIDDQMNEILHHERFQQMESAWRGLDDLVANTNFKANIAIDLLDAARDELGQDFENNSADVFAGALFDKVYIQEYDQYGGRPFGAMVGLYEFSSSPGDIKWLRAMGKVANAAHCPFVAAVSPKFFGCEKVEEMEAIKDLEGALAHPRYGKWNELRDSEEAAYLGLTFPRYVLRLPWHPDKNPCDDLHFTENAQGDSSKYLWGNSSVLFARNMVKAFENSGWCQSIRGPKGGGLITGLPVDTFFLRGQEELKAPVEIAIPDYREFEFARCGFMPLVYRKGTSEATFFSTQSAKVSKRFKDPKDSENSQLVTNMAYTFSITRLAHYVKCIMRDNIGSTADAPYIQRQIDAWLAGYVTTVASPDDMTVRRFPFKATNVMVEQRTGEIGWYDCKVAVLPHIQFEGLNVELMLESRLG comes from the coding sequence ATGGCTGAAACCTCATATCTGCCTGGGTTGTTCAAGAGCGTGCGGCTGGAGCGTCCCACGGACGCCAAGCCGATGATCTCCGAGAAGTTCGTCCCCACGCTGGACGAGAAGGAAGTCACCATCGAGGCGCGCTTCATGTCCGCGCTCGCCGCGCTGGTGCAGAACGTCACGCCCGCGGAGACGGATGCCGGTGACGCGCTCCGCTTCGACAAGGGCAAGGTGCTCGACGTCGTCAGCCGCATCGACTCGATGATCGACGACCAGATGAACGAGATCCTCCACCACGAGCGCTTCCAGCAGATGGAGTCGGCGTGGCGCGGTCTGGATGACCTGGTCGCCAACACCAACTTCAAGGCGAACATCGCCATCGACCTGCTGGACGCGGCCCGCGACGAGCTGGGTCAGGACTTCGAGAACAACTCCGCGGACGTGTTCGCCGGGGCGCTGTTCGACAAGGTCTACATCCAGGAGTACGACCAGTACGGCGGCCGTCCGTTCGGCGCCATGGTGGGCCTGTACGAGTTCTCCTCCTCGCCCGGCGACATCAAGTGGCTGCGCGCGATGGGCAAGGTGGCCAACGCCGCCCACTGCCCCTTCGTCGCCGCCGTCAGCCCCAAGTTCTTCGGCTGCGAGAAGGTCGAGGAGATGGAGGCCATCAAGGACCTGGAGGGCGCGCTCGCCCACCCGCGCTACGGCAAGTGGAACGAGCTGCGCGACAGCGAGGAGGCCGCGTACCTGGGCCTGACCTTCCCGCGCTACGTGCTGCGCCTGCCCTGGCATCCGGACAAGAACCCGTGCGACGACCTCCACTTCACGGAGAACGCGCAGGGCGACTCCAGCAAGTACCTGTGGGGCAACTCGTCCGTCCTCTTCGCCCGCAACATGGTGAAGGCGTTCGAGAACTCCGGCTGGTGCCAGTCCATCCGCGGCCCCAAGGGCGGCGGCCTCATCACCGGCCTGCCCGTGGACACGTTCTTCCTGCGCGGCCAGGAGGAGCTCAAGGCCCCGGTGGAGATCGCCATCCCGGACTACCGCGAGTTCGAGTTCGCGCGGTGCGGCTTCATGCCGCTCGTCTACCGCAAGGGCACGAGCGAGGCGACGTTCTTCAGCACCCAGTCCGCCAAGGTCTCCAAGCGGTTCAAGGACCCGAAGGACTCGGAGAACTCGCAGCTCGTCACGAACATGGCGTACACGTTCTCCATCACCCGCCTGGCGCACTACGTGAAGTGCATCATGCGCGACAACATCGGCTCCACGGCCGATGCGCCCTACATCCAGCGGCAGATCGACGCGTGGCTCGCCGGCTACGTCACCACGGTGGCCAGCCCCGACGACATGACGGTGCGCCGCTTCCCGTTCAAGGCCACCAACGTGATGGTGGAGCAGCGCACGGGAGAGATCGGCTGGTACGACTGCAAGGTCGCCGTGCTGCCGCACATCCAGTTCGAGGGCCTCAACGTGGAGCTCATGCTGGAGTCCCGGCTCGGCTGA